One Salinisphaera sp. T31B1 DNA window includes the following coding sequences:
- a CDS encoding AAA family ATPase: MELEPEAESRPTLHLIVGPNGAGKSTLYEKRVAPATNAPFVNADVIQQQAAAAGEALDAYEAARRAQGLRLQLMAERRSFITETVFSHPSKLELIQHAKASGYRVVLYHVNVETADICVERVRIRVALGGHDVPEEKIRQRYERNQRYIADAARLCDVALIYDSSKAFQPQRWVLTLRDGAVDAVGSDLPPWVQRIYEV; the protein is encoded by the coding sequence ATGGAATTGGAACCTGAAGCAGAAAGCAGGCCAACACTACACCTGATCGTCGGCCCCAACGGGGCAGGTAAATCGACACTTTACGAAAAGCGCGTTGCCCCGGCGACGAACGCTCCATTCGTAAATGCTGACGTAATTCAGCAACAAGCAGCAGCGGCCGGGGAGGCGCTCGACGCCTACGAGGCTGCACGGCGCGCTCAGGGTCTGCGATTGCAGCTCATGGCCGAGCGACGCTCATTCATAACCGAAACGGTTTTCTCCCACCCGAGCAAGCTTGAGCTTATTCAGCACGCGAAAGCATCGGGGTATCGTGTCGTGCTCTACCACGTGAATGTCGAGACCGCAGATATCTGCGTTGAGCGCGTGCGTATTCGTGTCGCATTGGGCGGTCACGACGTGCCCGAAGAGAAGATTCGACAACGCTACGAGCGAAATCAGCGTTATATCGCTGACGCCGCACGCCTGTGCGACGTGGCTTTGATCTACGACAGCTCCAAAGCATTCCAACCACAGCGTTGGGTTCTCACGCTTCGCGACGGTGCTGTCGATGCAGTCGGCTCGGATCTACCTCCGTGGGTTCAGCGAATCTACGAGGTTTGA
- a CDS encoding Tn3 family transposase: MCALSATSWPKRVFFARRGDMASNRREDHEVSMLALHLIQNCTVCVNTLMIQKCWLNRTGRDDSRRETTRH, from the coding sequence GTGTGCGCTTTGTCGGCAACAAGCTGGCCGAAACGAGTGTTCTTCGCACGTCGCGGCGACATGGCCAGCAATCGCCGCGAAGATCACGAGGTCAGCATGCTTGCGCTCCATCTGATCCAGAACTGCACGGTCTGCGTCAATACCCTGATGATCCAAAAGTGTTGGCTCAACCGCACTGGCAGGGACGATTCACGCCGCGAGACTACGAGGCACTGA